The following are encoded in a window of Solibacillus sp. FSL R7-0668 genomic DNA:
- a CDS encoding succinate CoA transferase: MDPRVEKRLGLKELAGKIMSAQEAAALIEDGSVVGMSGFTRAGDAKVVPMALVERAQNEKFKIDVYTGASLGPEVDNHLAAAGVINKRGPFQGDAVMRGLINKGEISYVDAHLSHNAELVRQGVIGPIKHAIIEAVAITEDGQIIPTNSVGNSPIFAQYAENIIIELNIAHPESLIGIHDIYVPAEQGKREPFPITNAEQRIGTKGIVVDPAKIQAIVISEEPDAPSLIVPPDEETQNMANILLDFFRSEIKAGRLTNELMPLQSGVGSVANAVLDGFANSEFENLVVSSEVLQDAVFNLIDAGKVKFAAATSITLTEELQKKVYGNLEKYADKILLRPQEISNHPELIRRLGLISINTALELDIYGNVNSTHVSGTKMMNGIGGSGDFARNARLGIFVTKSYAKGGAISSIVPMVSHVDHTEHDVDVIVTEQGIADLRGLAPKERVELIIENCAHPDFKEQLRDYYNRAVEATGNAQTPHILEEALSWHVNLAKNKTMKKEVVKA; this comes from the coding sequence ATGGATCCACGAGTTGAGAAACGTTTAGGTTTAAAAGAATTAGCAGGTAAAATCATGTCTGCTCAAGAAGCAGCCGCTTTAATTGAAGACGGTTCAGTAGTAGGGATGTCAGGCTTTACTCGCGCTGGGGACGCGAAAGTTGTTCCTATGGCATTAGTAGAGCGCGCTCAAAACGAAAAATTCAAAATTGATGTATATACAGGGGCTTCATTAGGTCCTGAAGTTGATAACCACTTAGCAGCTGCTGGTGTTATTAACAAACGCGGTCCTTTCCAAGGGGACGCGGTAATGCGCGGTTTAATTAACAAAGGCGAAATTTCATACGTGGATGCTCACCTTTCTCACAATGCGGAGTTAGTACGTCAAGGTGTTATTGGCCCAATCAAACATGCAATTATCGAAGCAGTAGCAATTACTGAAGATGGTCAAATCATCCCAACAAACTCTGTTGGTAACTCACCGATTTTCGCACAATATGCGGAAAACATTATTATTGAGTTAAATATTGCTCACCCAGAATCATTAATCGGTATCCACGACATCTACGTTCCAGCTGAACAAGGGAAACGTGAGCCATTCCCGATTACTAATGCAGAGCAACGTATCGGTACAAAAGGTATTGTCGTTGATCCAGCAAAAATTCAAGCAATCGTTATTTCTGAAGAGCCAGATGCACCTTCATTAATCGTTCCTCCAGATGAGGAAACACAAAATATGGCAAACATCTTATTAGACTTCTTCCGTTCTGAAATTAAAGCGGGTCGTTTAACTAACGAGTTAATGCCATTACAATCAGGTGTAGGTTCTGTAGCAAATGCGGTATTAGATGGCTTTGCGAACTCAGAATTCGAAAACTTAGTCGTGTCTTCTGAAGTATTACAAGATGCGGTATTCAACTTAATCGACGCTGGTAAAGTAAAATTCGCAGCTGCAACTTCAATTACACTAACTGAAGAATTACAGAAAAAAGTTTATGGCAACTTAGAAAAGTATGCTGATAAAATTTTATTACGTCCACAAGAAATTTCTAACCACCCAGAGCTTATCCGTCGTTTGGGCTTAATCTCAATCAACACAGCGCTTGAGTTAGATATCTATGGTAACGTAAACTCTACACATGTTTCAGGTACAAAAATGATGAACGGTATCGGTGGTTCTGGTGACTTCGCTCGTAACGCTCGTCTTGGTATCTTCGTAACGAAATCATACGCGAAAGGCGGCGCGATTTCTTCAATCGTACCAATGGTTTCTCACGTAGACCACACTGAGCATGACGTAGATGTAATCGTAACAGAACAAGGTATTGCCGACTTACGTGGTCTTGCACCAAAAGAGCGTGTTGAATTAATCATCGAAAACTGTGCTCACCCAGACTTCAAAGAGCAATTACGCGACTACTACAACCGCGCTGTTGAAGCAACTGGTAACGCACAAACACCTCATATCTTAGAGGAAGCTCTTTCTTGGCATGTAAACCTTGCTAAAAACAAAACAATGAAAAAAGAAGTTGTAAAAGCTTAA
- a CDS encoding helix-turn-helix transcriptional regulator: MQLHQHSISETISKRYFQEIDHINQYAGIEDFFVLESKLLFEIYHLEASKAKKTLHDIIDILTLRFGKQVIKVVRQYFIILSSIVARKLLDNQVPSKKAFAFNLACADMVDNQMKDAEFLQFADDLIDFYVYFIADRKQPTFRHQTVNKVIMYINDELENDLTVESIAANFHISTSHLSRIFREHVGITLVEYLNVRRVEESQYYLRHTNKSITSISDQFHFCNQSYFTRIFKKYTGVTPKHFRDELHHEFFRFEIAEVAYQTI, encoded by the coding sequence ATGCAACTACATCAACATTCAATCTCGGAAACAATTTCAAAACGCTATTTCCAGGAAATTGATCATATTAATCAATATGCTGGCATCGAGGATTTTTTCGTACTGGAATCAAAACTTTTATTTGAAATTTATCATTTAGAAGCTTCGAAGGCGAAAAAAACCTTACATGATATTATTGATATCTTAACTTTACGTTTTGGAAAACAAGTAATTAAAGTGGTACGTCAATATTTTATTATTTTATCTTCTATTGTCGCACGTAAATTATTAGATAATCAAGTGCCCTCAAAAAAGGCCTTTGCATTTAATTTAGCCTGTGCAGATATGGTAGATAACCAAATGAAGGATGCAGAATTTTTACAGTTTGCAGATGATTTAATCGACTTTTATGTTTACTTTATCGCAGACCGTAAGCAGCCAACATTCCGTCATCAAACGGTTAACAAAGTAATTATGTACATAAATGACGAGCTTGAAAATGACTTGACAGTTGAGAGTATTGCAGCGAATTTCCATATTAGCACGAGCCATCTATCACGAATCTTCCGTGAGCATGTAGGGATTACGCTAGTAGAATATTTAAATGTGCGCCGTGTCGAAGAATCTCAATATTATTTACGACATACGAATAAAAGTATTACGTCCATTTCAGATCAATTCCATTTCTGCAATCAAAGTTATTTCACACGTATTTTCAAAAAATACACAGGTGTTACACCAAAACACTTCCGCGATGAATTGCATCATGAATTTTTCCGCTTTGAAATAGCTGAAGTAGCGTATCAAACCATCTAA
- a CDS encoding LytTR family DNA-binding domain-containing protein — protein sequence MDPRQIEEIMEVIKEFFPENTSIAISDTNEYIYYQPSKKVDLKIKPGDPIKEGSTAYKALTYGQKINSYIESDVFGVPYYGMSIPLIEEGETKGAITAIFPQKPSPFLTNYITVKIDDCWYPIKHNQVIYLETQLRKTFVKTMHREGYHRLNLSDLELFLAPDSFIRCHRSYIVNIDFIDEIQPDSHSTFLLIMKDGTRIPVSQRYASYFRRSLGF from the coding sequence GTGGATCCAAGACAAATAGAAGAAATTATGGAAGTCATTAAAGAATTTTTCCCGGAAAATACGTCAATTGCTATTTCAGACACAAATGAGTATATATACTACCAACCTAGCAAAAAGGTAGATTTAAAAATCAAACCTGGCGATCCGATTAAGGAAGGTTCAACGGCTTATAAAGCGTTAACTTATGGTCAAAAAATAAACTCATACATCGAATCAGATGTGTTTGGTGTTCCATACTACGGTATGAGTATTCCCTTAATTGAAGAGGGTGAAACAAAGGGCGCAATCACAGCCATTTTCCCTCAAAAGCCTTCACCATTTTTAACAAACTACATTACCGTTAAAATCGATGATTGCTGGTACCCAATTAAACATAACCAAGTAATTTATCTTGAAACTCAATTACGTAAAACATTCGTAAAAACAATGCACCGAGAAGGTTATCACCGCTTAAACTTAAGCGATTTAGAGCTATTTTTAGCACCAGATTCCTTCATTCGTTGTCACCGTTCATACATTGTCAATATTGATTTCATCGATGAAATTCAACCAGATTCTCATTCAACATTTTTATTAATTATGAAAGACGGTACGCGCATTCCAGTTAGCCAACGTTATGCAAGTTACTTCCGTCGCTCATTAGGCTTCTAA
- a CDS encoding M15 family metallopeptidase: MNSKQQKKSPLVVIVSISCVLLIAILGSVYYKYEAAQSSESQNNAKDGQQQEVPNNNGVDNSSSKTNDVEAPKEPIEKKPIESTPQTEPPTTEPKTVNGYPEEQQSPTEPTYVQGVMIVNKKNPLPATYNKGEDPVAKAAFDKMAAAAKEEGLELVAFSGFRSYEYQTTLYDRYVAKDGKDAADRYSARPGYSEHQTGLAFDIGEKGREDLWLTSAFGESKAGQWLVNNAHKYGFILRYPQGKEEITGFMYESWHFRYLEGDLATKVYNSGVTLEEYLGLE; the protein is encoded by the coding sequence ATGAACTCAAAACAGCAAAAAAAGAGCCCTCTTGTCGTCATTGTGTCGATTTCATGTGTCTTATTAATCGCGATTTTAGGCTCAGTCTATTATAAATATGAGGCTGCACAATCTTCTGAATCGCAAAATAATGCTAAAGATGGACAACAACAAGAGGTACCGAATAATAATGGAGTGGATAATTCTAGTTCCAAAACAAATGATGTGGAGGCACCAAAAGAGCCTATTGAAAAGAAACCAATAGAATCTACACCGCAGACAGAGCCACCAACAACGGAGCCAAAAACGGTCAATGGCTATCCAGAGGAGCAGCAATCACCGACTGAGCCTACCTATGTCCAAGGGGTTATGATTGTAAATAAAAAGAACCCATTGCCAGCAACGTATAATAAGGGTGAGGATCCAGTAGCAAAAGCAGCATTTGACAAAATGGCTGCAGCAGCAAAAGAAGAAGGCTTGGAGCTAGTAGCATTTAGTGGCTTCCGTTCCTATGAATACCAAACTACGCTGTATGATCGCTATGTAGCAAAGGATGGTAAGGATGCAGCAGACCGTTACAGTGCTCGCCCTGGTTATTCAGAGCATCAGACTGGACTAGCATTTGATATTGGAGAAAAGGGACGCGAGGATTTATGGCTCACAAGTGCCTTTGGAGAATCCAAGGCAGGACAATGGCTTGTTAACAATGCGCACAAGTACGGCTTTATTTTACGTTACCCACAAGGGAAAGAAGAGATAACAGGCTTTATGTATGAATCATGGCATTTCCGCTATTTAGAGGGTGACTTAGCAACGAAAGTATATAACTCAGGTGTTACGCTAGAAGAATATTTAGGGTTAGAATAA
- the cls gene encoding cardiolipin synthase, protein MNFLSAIIENYFLVPITLFINIIFAITVIFLERKKPSSTWAWLLVLYFLPFVGFFLYLLLGRQLRKKHLFRWDGKKDIGIDRLINYQIEAIKDDQLDYRTDHIKDYNHLIYMNLTTNNAVLTQDNAVHIFDDGADKFEALIKDILAAKNHIHIQYYIFKLDNLGQRIYNALLKKAKQGVKVRILYDEMGSRGVRKRHFKELLDLGGEVEVFFPSILPLINPRLNFRNHRKIVVIDGRIGYIGGFNVGDEYLGLSDRFGYWRDTHLRIEGSSVHPLQTRFILDWNQASAKNDIQYAERYFPIIPQKGTAALQIISSGPDTDWEVIKNNYLRLISNAKRYVYIQTPYFIPDDAFFDAIRVAALAGIDVRIMIPNKPDHMFVYWATYSYVGQLVEAGAKVYHYEKGFIHAKMIVVDDEVASVGTANIDVRSFSLNFEVNAVLYDRLLAHQLAEIFENDILECTELTHELYKNRSNIIKFKESISRLLTPIL, encoded by the coding sequence GTGAACTTTTTGAGCGCAATTATTGAAAATTACTTTCTTGTTCCAATCACCCTCTTCATCAATATCATCTTTGCGATTACTGTCATCTTTTTAGAGCGCAAAAAACCTTCATCCACATGGGCTTGGCTACTTGTCCTTTATTTTTTACCATTTGTCGGGTTTTTTCTCTATTTACTATTAGGTCGACAGTTGCGTAAAAAACATTTATTCCGTTGGGATGGCAAAAAGGATATCGGTATTGACCGTCTTATTAATTATCAAATCGAAGCTATTAAAGATGATCAGCTCGACTATCGTACGGATCACATTAAGGACTACAACCATCTTATTTATATGAATTTAACAACGAATAATGCTGTCTTAACTCAAGATAATGCTGTACATATTTTTGATGATGGTGCCGATAAATTTGAAGCACTCATTAAAGATATTCTTGCAGCTAAAAATCATATTCATATTCAATATTATATTTTCAAGCTCGATAATTTAGGTCAACGAATTTATAACGCGCTATTAAAAAAAGCAAAACAAGGGGTAAAGGTGCGCATTTTGTATGATGAAATGGGTTCACGTGGCGTACGTAAACGTCATTTTAAGGAGCTCCTTGATTTAGGTGGCGAGGTAGAAGTATTTTTCCCATCGATTTTACCGCTAATCAATCCACGCTTAAATTTCCGCAATCATCGAAAAATTGTCGTCATTGATGGTCGGATTGGCTATATTGGGGGATTTAATGTAGGGGATGAATACCTCGGATTGTCTGACCGATTTGGTTATTGGCGTGATACACATTTGCGCATTGAAGGAAGCTCTGTACATCCACTACAAACACGCTTTATTTTAGACTGGAATCAAGCAAGTGCTAAAAATGATATTCAATATGCCGAGCGTTACTTCCCAATCATTCCGCAAAAAGGCACGGCTGCATTACAAATTATTTCAAGTGGGCCTGATACAGACTGGGAGGTCATTAAAAATAATTATTTACGCTTAATTAGTAATGCAAAGCGTTATGTTTATATTCAAACACCGTATTTTATTCCGGACGATGCCTTCTTTGATGCTATCCGGGTTGCGGCACTCGCTGGAATAGATGTGCGCATCATGATTCCAAATAAACCTGACCATATGTTTGTTTACTGGGCAACATATTCCTATGTTGGTCAGCTCGTTGAAGCAGGCGCAAAAGTATATCACTACGAGAAGGGCTTTATTCACGCCAAGATGATTGTTGTTGATGATGAGGTAGCCTCTGTCGGAACGGCCAATATTGATGTGCGGAGCTTTAGCTTGAACTTTGAGGTCAATGCTGTTTTGTATGACCGTCTATTAGCACATCAGCTTGCGGAAATTTTCGAGAACGATATTTTAGAATGCACAGAATTAACACATGAACTTTATAAAAATCGTTCGAATATCATTAAATTTAAAGAGTCGATTTCTCGTTTGTTAACACCAATTCTCTAA